The Deltaproteobacteria bacterium genome contains a region encoding:
- a CDS encoding NADH-quinone oxidoreductase subunit M yields MNPLLPVLLLLPAAGAALLLLIPRDQKALHRGIGFAVAVAEFGVSLALLVGFRTGATDYQFLFDKPWIDSIGARFSLGVDGVSMWLVLLTTFLTPIVLLSAHKAIDDKVREFVAAVLVLETGMLGALLALDLLLFYVFWELMLVPMYLLIGIWGGERRLYASIKFVIYTMVGSLPMLAAILYVYVQHGLVTGDYTFALDRLQALVLPHSAQVWCFAAFALAFAIKVPLFPLHTWLPDAHVEAPTAGSVILAGVLLKFGVYGLFRFAMPLFPHGADVLGPWLGGLAVAGIVYGAAVAFVQTDVKKLVAYSSVSHLGFCVLGLLAVNHIGVQGSVYAMLSHGLTTGGLFLGIGVLYERRHTRRLAEFGGLWKQMPVFAGLYLIVTLGSAGLPGLSGFVGEFMSLLGAFEANRGGSALAILYKPKLLVLVGATGVVLGAVYLLYMFQKVMFGPLDRDKNGSLPDLSGRETWVFIPLVAMIFVMGVMPKPFLHRMEASVTRFVDTYREKVDLADRGEPYVYQPRYGGKVVIVGGDETDAGGSRDATGAGGLGGER; encoded by the coding sequence GTGAACCCGCTGCTGCCCGTGCTGTTGTTGCTGCCGGCGGCCGGCGCCGCGTTGCTGTTGCTGATCCCGCGCGACCAGAAGGCGCTGCACCGCGGGATCGGGTTCGCCGTCGCGGTGGCGGAGTTCGGTGTGTCGCTCGCGCTGCTCGTCGGGTTTCGCACCGGCGCGACCGACTACCAGTTCCTGTTCGACAAGCCGTGGATCGACAGCATCGGCGCGCGGTTTTCGCTCGGCGTCGACGGCGTGTCGATGTGGCTCGTGTTGCTCACGACGTTCCTCACGCCGATCGTGCTGCTGAGCGCCCACAAGGCGATCGACGACAAGGTGCGCGAGTTCGTCGCGGCGGTGTTGGTGCTCGAGACCGGCATGCTCGGCGCGTTGCTGGCGCTCGACCTGTTGCTGTTCTACGTGTTCTGGGAACTCATGTTGGTGCCGATGTACCTGCTCATCGGCATCTGGGGCGGCGAGCGGCGGCTGTACGCATCGATCAAGTTCGTCATCTACACGATGGTCGGCTCGTTGCCGATGCTCGCGGCAATCCTGTACGTGTACGTGCAACACGGCCTGGTCACCGGCGACTACACGTTCGCGCTCGACCGACTGCAGGCGCTGGTGCTGCCGCACTCGGCGCAGGTCTGGTGTTTCGCCGCGTTCGCGCTGGCGTTCGCGATCAAGGTGCCGCTGTTTCCGCTGCACACGTGGCTGCCGGACGCCCACGTCGAGGCGCCGACGGCCGGCTCGGTCATCCTCGCCGGCGTGCTGCTCAAGTTCGGCGTCTACGGGCTGTTCCGGTTCGCCATGCCGCTGTTCCCGCACGGGGCGGACGTGCTGGGGCCGTGGCTAGGAGGGCTCGCGGTGGCCGGCATCGTCTACGGCGCGGCGGTTGCCTTCGTGCAAACGGACGTCAAGAAGCTCGTGGCCTACTCGTCCGTGTCGCACCTCGGCTTCTGCGTGCTGGGCCTGCTCGCCGTCAACCACATCGGCGTGCAGGGGTCCGTGTACGCGATGCTGTCGCACGGGCTCACGACCGGCGGCCTGTTCTTGGGCATCGGCGTGCTGTACGAGCGGCGCCACACGCGGCGGCTCGCCGAGTTCGGCGGGCTGTGGAAGCAAATGCCGGTGTTCGCCGGTCTCTACCTGATCGTCACGCTTGGGTCGGCCGGGCTGCCCGGGCTGTCCGGGTTCGTCGGCGAGTTCATGTCCCTGCTCGGCGCGTTCGAGGCCAACCGCGGCGGCAGCGCGCTGGCGATCCTCTACAAGCCGAAGCTGCTCGTGCTCGTCGGCGCCACCGGCGTGGTGCTCGGCGCCGTCTATCTGCTGTACATGTTCCAAAAGGTCATGTTCGGTCCGCTGGACCGCGACAAGAACGGCTCGCTGCCGGATCTGTCTGGCCGCGAAACGTGGGTGTTCATCCCGCTGGTCGCGATGATCTTCGTCATGGGCGTGATGCCGAAGCCGTTTCTTCACCGGATGGAGGCGTCCGTGACGCGG